In the Necator americanus strain Aroian chromosome X, whole genome shotgun sequence genome, tgtcgtattgacccaactatagttgGGCAGGCGGCAGCCTTTGAAGCGGTGCAGCGGAGCGTATCGGTTAGAATCTTGCTGACAACGATCCTCGTCGTAGTTCGATCCCATGTGCCTTCTCCACTGCGCCACTCCGaccgcagccacttacgcaacaacaccgtgcttcatgtctttttgaccctactgtagaGTACTTCGTCGCCGTCGTCTTAGGCAGAGAAAGCGCACGCATTCCAGTAAAGTCGTTCGTTGATCGTTGATCAGAAAAGAACTGTTGACTATATGTGCTTGGGGAGAATTCAAGGCAGCTCATACACTTTGTCTGCCTAAAACACCAAATGCACATCGCTGTCATCCGGACAAGGGTAGACACTAGCGCCTACCTTTGGAAGGTCGTTTACCTCATCAGTTCTGTGGGAACTAATGCAAGGCATGCTGATGTAGGCGAACATCTGAGTCTCTTCCACGATAGCGGTGCATAACTGAATGAACATATGTACAAACGGTAACAAAGCGGTTTAACGTTTAAAGTGGTTCTGGCGAAGATGTCACATGTAAGCATCGTCCTAACCTCTATTTCAACCCATTCAAGACGTGGCAAGTTCGAGGTTTGAACAGGGGTTGTAACTTTGTCATAAGTATTGCTTGTTTATGCTCAAAAGCAGCATTCAGGAGACGTTGAAGAAGCTCGTAATATCGTTACAACTTGCATATATTACCGCCTAAACAAGTCTTATGGGTACCGAGTTGGAGCATTCGACTCAGGAACGCCCAGACAGAAAGTATTCCTGCGCACTATTGGAGATCCAGTAGGAGGAGAGCACATATTTCGTGAGTATTCCTttttcagaatagtttgaggtttatgaaacCTTTTGAAGACACTGGTCTTTGTAGTGCAGTTGATCAGAGGATCCGCTGCGACCGCGCACTCCATCAATGACTCAAGAGCTCCAtagcgccaaccaagcctttccttTCCCTCGAgtctataaattggtactagttattataaacaataaaaaaaaataataaaaacactgacttaatacATCGGTTTAACCTCGTAAGCGATTGTGCAGGCTAGACACTCgttcgaaaaaattcaaaagattctgaatagAAGAGAAGGCGTTGGCGCGTCTCGAGTAGGTTGATTAACGCTGGacgctttacttttttactgcATTCCTTCTTTCAAACTTACACTATCTCCTTTCTTCCATCTTCCCATTGGTCATCTTCATTATGTCAGATCCGATTCTTTGTACATAGCTTTATTTTCCGGCTTAGTTATTGGATACGAGAGGTAATGTAGGTTGTTCAAAAGGGCTAGTGCTTAGAGTTCTAAAGGCGGAATCCAGGAAAGGATTCTATACGCCGTCTGAGAAACTGTAGGCGTGTTGTCGGAGAGAAAACCCTCGAGATACTAAATTTTCGCGCACAACACTAAAACCTAACGTTTTTTGTTACGGTCAACTGTGGAACATTGAGCGGAACGAAGAACTGACGGCGATTGAAGAAATGCGCTCATGGGGACTGCTGGTTTGGGCTGCCTTTTATGGGCGACACCTCAGGGGCTGCTCCGGTGCTATACATGCAAACACAAGATCTATAATGGCATTGTATTATTACAAAAAGCGAAGCCTATTTCTGGAGAAACGAGAAAGGTATGGATTCTGCCAGTTTGGCATGGCACAAGCGTTATGAACGAGATAACTAAGTGATGATAAAGTGTAAAAGTgtagtgtctggcgttaatctatccacttgggatgcgcccaagtctggttccaatttatcgaccccgtagggatgaaaggcttggtgagcactagggccgATTCGAACCCAAGATCGATCGagcagaaagcggaacctctagccgctacactatacCCACCCttgtcaatgatgatatttttgtgaaatagcTAAATTCTGGTTGTGAAGTTATTGTACAACCTTtgaagtatctttatgtactgagtagagACCCTTTGGTCCGTCTCCAACGTTCCCATGACCTCTTCGTTTTCAACTGAGTCTATGGTCTTTAAATTTAACAAAAGTGAGACATATCAGCATCTTGTACTCCAGCTATAGTTccatgagtttcgaaacagtatGAATGTGggcaatcgtgctgaatccttcaCAAAACTCTGCTTGCTTGCATGGCTATCCTTCGTCTAATGTTCTTCCTttcctgtttaggattacccttgtgaagagcttgtaaaTGACAGAcggtaagcagattgggctatagttgccgatgtcttgtGAATCTCCCTTCCTATGCAACAGCACGGTCCTGCTGGTTTTCTATTGTTTAGGAAACTTGCATTCCGATAGATAACAAGTGAATAGCCTCACCTGTGTGTTGAGTACGACTGGCGGTAGgatcttcagatgttcaggcttCATTCTGTCGGGACGGGGTGAAGCATGGTTCTTGCAttccgaagtccgacatgccggcatgtcggacttcggaaTGGAGGACCCCTGGAAAGACATAttcatcttccctcagatggtgaagacgcaagtggacgtggctgtcCAAGAGATCTAAGTATAAGTCGTGAATGACTTTCTCCATTCCCTTTCTCGATGCTGTGGTTGTTCCGTTTGGGTGCCGGAGAGCGGTTTTCATCTCACGATTCACGGAGTTTCGATAGCTATTGCGAACAGTCCTTCCTGTCTCTCCCGCTTCAGGCAACACCTTCTGCTGTTCTCTCCTtgaggtcttctttttttccctctctgcaaagcctagCGAGTTCGGACGCGAGATTTGgttcggggggggggggggggtcatGTTGCTCCACGTTGGAATATAAGCTCAAGAGTTTTCGAAGACAGACGTCCTTTGGTGATTTTAGAACTCTGAACCTTCCTGGTACAGTAGTGGATGTGTTCAGCGACCCGTTCATATTCTTCGTCAATGCTGTGGACAAGAGAATCTTTCCAGAAGCTGGCTAACGTGGCGGAAAGATCCCAGTTAAGCATTGTTTCAGACTTCGTTCCTTGGACTTAgcggctttttttctctcactgTGAAGGATTATCTTCCCTAGAGGAAGCGATTCTCTGCTTCCGTATAGTACTTTGGCGCAACAGCGAAATCTTCGAGACAAAACCTTTTAGTGGCAGTGATGTGctcaatttcattacggtatactctaccgggtgactcccatgTCCAGCTCCTCTGATGATCTTCTCTGTAAGACTTCtttaggtccatatagaaacatttacttcttcttcttcgtaatgagcctgatgttggagcgtaagcgacgaaagTAGTCAGAGCTGGCGTTGGACCATAGCTTCTCACCCCCAGATGTACAATTCgtgtcgtaagttgttcgaaagagccGATgatctttgccatactcgtgttgataagaacaccaactccaccaactcctctactgtcgcatgttcctaagaataGTTCTTCTCCTGTTCCATACATGGCATTAAGTGGGTGGCGCCGTCTCGTCTCGGCCAGTCCGCTTGCACCTCCTAATAACTTGATAGCGGGCTTTTGGCAAGACCGATACACGTATATAGGGGTGTTATGAATGAGTGAATCCGGCTAGAGCAGAAGCAATTTGAAGTCCTTTCCTGTGAATCATCTGTGTCTCAGGTCAGACACAacgtcgcttttggtccgcgctTAGCCCTCTTCACCCTACCTGGGGAAGTCGCCTCGCTACCAACCAGCTGTGATCCTCTAGTGAAGGAGATCCGTGGTTCCTGAATTAGTACGGGGCGATCATTGAGCATGATCAAGGTCATACTCGTCAGCTACATCCTTATTCCAATTTATTCGTATGGagtcccaacatcgtcaatttcgcgaTACGCTGCATTTGAGACGAAAGTTCGTCAGACAGGTCCCATCAGAGAAATCAGGTCTCCTGTGCTAAGCCTTGTAATGTAGTTCCCTATGGAAAAGTATATAAAACAACCCTGATTTTAGAGGTATAAATAATCCAACAGCCTTTTCCATTCCAAAGGTCAAAATGAGTTGTGCGTTCTCGCCAACAACTTGTTCCCACGTTTCTGGGTACCATGTCATTTTATCGATGGT is a window encoding:
- a CDS encoding hypothetical protein (NECATOR_CHRX.G21691.T1), producing MYGTGEELFLGTCDSRGVGGVGVLINTSMAKIIGSFEQLTTRIVHLGVRSYGPTPALTTFVAYAPTSGSLRRRRSKCFYMDLKKSYREDHQRSWTWESPGRVYRNEIEHITATKRFCLEDFAVAPKYYTEAENRFL